In Lemur catta isolate mLemCat1 chromosome 1, mLemCat1.pri, whole genome shotgun sequence, one DNA window encodes the following:
- the LOC123640454 gene encoding LOW QUALITY PROTEIN: mitochondrial import inner membrane translocase subunit Tim8 A-like (The sequence of the model RefSeq protein was modified relative to this genomic sequence to represent the inferred CDS: inserted 2 bases in 1 codon), translated as MDSSSSSSVAGLGXQLQHFIEVETQKQHFQQLVHQMTELCWEKCMDKPGPKLDGRAEACFVNCVERFIDTSQFILNRLEQTQKSKPVFPGSLSD; from the exons ATGGATTCCTCTTCGTCCTCCTCCGTGGCGGGTTTGGG GCAGTTGCAGCATTTCATCGAGGTGGAGACTCAGAAGCAGCACTTCCAGCAGCTCGTGCACCAGATGACCGAACTCTGTTGGGAGAAGTGCATGGACAAGCCTGGGCCAAAGTTGGACGGCCGGGCTGAGGCCTGTTTTGTGAACTGCGTTGAGCGCTTCATTGATACAAGCCAATTCATCTTGAATCGACTGGAACAGACCCAGAAATCCAAGCCAGTCTTCCCAGGAAGCCTTTCTGACTGA